In the genome of Plutella xylostella chromosome 6, ilPluXylo3.1, whole genome shotgun sequence, the window CCCTGTTCCTCTCAGTCACTGGTCCGGGCAGAAAGTGCCGTCCGACATGACCCAGCGTCCACCTCGCCTGGTCCCCGAGCCGCGTGACGTCAGACCCCATCATCGGAACCACTGAAGACCAGGGATCCAGGATTGACCATACGGAGGCCTGAACCGAAAATATGACATGatgatttttactatttaggtGGGTATTTGTCGAGTTGACATACGCTCACGAggaatgaaaaggttccagtgGCATAGCACCATATTACtcctaaacaataacataagtGTACTTAACAACGCATCAGAATCTTaccaaataaaatgtaaatacgtgggccattattttattttagggacCATTATCGGTCCCCTACaaagaaacattttttaaaaattaaataatgaaattcaggAATATAGCTACCGTCTGTAGCAATTAAATAAGACACCGGtcacagaaaatataatgaatttatgtaaaatactttatttatttacaaattacggtaactctgttgttgtttttggtaacgcaattgtttttcatacaaaaattgtctgTCCCTCGGAGCGAGTCATATGAAACAAGCACAACGtgtgtaaaaaattataatggaaacaatttttttgaatattataacgaatatgtcattatttaaactttacttcaCGGTAATATTCATGATTTTATATGAACATATTATGGGACAATTAATATTCCTGGCCGAGTCCCCAAGCCTAAGCAAAAATACACCTACACTAGGTTACCCTAGGAAattcaatcataaataaacattttttcacTTTCTTACACCTAAGATCATTTGAATGGCTGTGTATTTGTATCGGAGTGCAGGAAGGAGAGCGGGACGGATAAAATGACCAAGTCTTTCGGATGAGAGTCCTGGAGAGAAGCGCGTGTATTTATTGTGACGCCACTGAGTTACCGGCAACATACGGTGagttttatagatatttattattttatttcatgcaatatatgtaataattagtaacaattattagggcattttgatatcccatgtatgtgtattcatttaagtactaacttcaaataggtcattgttttacaactgcgttaccgctacacttcgttactttttcagtaacgcagttgtagctatagtaactcaggggtttttcttatagttttcaggtatctgttactcaatttatggtacaaatataacatttgagcatattatattgttacagTATAACATTTCAGACTCAATGGCGTAAACAGCTGCTGAAAAACAACGGCTTTATAGgcaaaaaaaatgagaaatatttcttagtattaagttgttatattttcagcgattttaatgtttgatattaaacaaagagttctgttaattttagtttgatagtttttttcacattatgattagttttaattgaagaAAGTATAAAGATTGTGATTGAGATACCACTGTGTTACCAATTAACCACAGCGTTATCTATTTGTCCCTCGTTTCCTGAGAGTATTCACAAACATTTTAGGTACTCTATATTAGAAAGaatgttaaactaaatataataattataattcaccTTATTTAGAGCTATTTCTAAAACTTTGAGCAAAAAattgagtggatgaatatcaaactgccatatgtcacgtccacgtaaaatttgggaaatggaggtttttgttttctctattatttaatggtcatagaacttgccccgtgatttaatcagttgacttgtgaccttaagaatgtattttaataaacaaatccattataacactcatagaaaggcgtaaaagttaataaacagtttggacttatagcagtttgatatgcccatacaagacttatgctgttttgatatgagtcataaggacttatagttgtttgaaaaatactaatatcatGGGCCGGACTCAGTAAGACTAATATAGtatatattctattaaatacaattaagttaatcaaccaaaatttatcggtagaaaagtacctacctaccgtatTATATTCTACCCAATACGGCCCTGTGCTTACTACGAAAATGCTTTGTGATTGACACGTGGGTTGGAAAAAAGgggttttaaacttacttCGCCATAGTTTTCTGTCGTTTTTTGCTACACTCTTCAATTTGTTCCTTTTCCGAGCTCTATCAGGGTCCACAATCACAATTTCCTCAACATTTTCAATCATAttcgttataaaacactgGGAGCCTCGAAATTCTCACCAAGACTGACGccatgttgaaaaaattacgctctgtgattggccggaatggacttgtgaaaatttgtaatgcgaaacggttagacttaaaaggatttgaaaaaaacttacttttttaacgGCTTTTTTCTCATGGATGCCTTGCACTTATTAGAACTCGAAGGGCATAGGCAAACTGACATTTTAACGGAGAACACGActaaatcaaaaagtaaatttttcgggtaggtggacatatggcagtttgatattcatccactcagagtggatgaatatcaaactgccatatgtcacgtccacgtaaaatttgggaaatggaggtttttgttttctctattatttaatggtcatagaacttgccccgtgatttaatcagttgacttgtgaccttaagaatgtattttaataaacaaatccattataacactcatagaaaggcgtaaaagttaataaacagtttggacttatagcagtttgatatgcccatacaagacttatgctgttttgatatgagtcataaggacttatagttgtttgaaaaatactaatatcatGGGCCGGACTCAGTAAGACTAATATAGtatatattctattaaatacaattaagttaatcaaccaaaatttatcggtagaaaagtacctacctaccgtatTATATTCTACCCAATACGGCCCTGTGCTTACTACGAAAATGCTTTGTGATTGACACGTGGGTTGGAAAAAAGgggttttaaacttacttCGCCATAGTTTTCTGTCGTTTTTTGCTACACTCTTCAATTTGTTCCTTTTCCGAGCTCTATCAGGGTCCACAATCACAATTTCCTCAACATTTTCAATCATAttcgttataaaacactgGGAGCCTCGAAATTCTCACCAAGACTGACGccatgttgaaaaaattacgctctgtgattggccggaatggacttgtgaaaatttgtaatgcgaaacggttagacttaaaaggatttgaaaaaaacttacttttttaacgGCTTTTTTCTCATGGATGCCTTGCACTTATTAGAACTCGAAGGGCATAGGCAAACTGACATTTTAACGGAGAACACGActaaatcaaaaagtaaatttttcgggtaggtggacatatggcagtttgatattcatccactcaattatgattattttgtccttttttcgaaaagtATTGCACTAAAACTTATTGATTGGTAACGCAGTGGGAAACTTTATTATAGAATGAATAACAAAACtgagaatattttgtaatttaaactgttagattaatgttttttttcttactttttatctgGTATATGTTTACGAACCAAAATATATGttcctaacaataaaacataattttgtatgaaagtaacgcagtagtatttttttctcatcgTTCCTCGATTAAACGTCAATAACTTTAAGAAATAGCAAGAAAACATCGctgcaaatgtatttaatgaataatttaaatgttaattaacataaataaatattgaaaggttaattaataagaagtttatttttgaaaaaaatatctgtaaaagtatgtcaaattgtacccaaaataaaataatggcccacttatattattttgatcaACTTCTAACatgaatgttttaaaaaaattgggtcatttggtgttggcattttttgtaagtggaacttaaTCATTGTTCGTGAGAATGTTACATTTACATCAGTCACCAACACTACACTAGTGGACATTATGCCTAtccacaacactctgttctCAGCTTTCCTAAGAAGCCGTGGGTCCAGACACAAATCTAAATCTAAATCCAGCAGGCTAGACGGCGTCCCACGTTGCTTTTGGAAATGGCACTTACCACTGGAGCTGAAAATACAAGGGCCATCAAAAACATGAAGGCAGATATATAATCTTTATAGTTTCGTTATAAAGATAGATAGATGGGAGATAGTCACGGAAGGACGCGACTGAAAATCAGTGCCGCGTCAGGTGGGTGGATGCCACCTCACTTGAAGCGGTGTAAGCTGAGGCGCGGGCCTTTTCGGTGCTGGACAACACACACCGCTATTACTTATAAGTCTATATTATAtaaggttttttatttgttattttcttttttttgtttttgtgttttttcttGTGGATTTTTGGTGTGTGCTGTGTGgtgtaccgaataaagaatttttatcttttttttttttttatgtttataaaagtataggtacttacagtggAATGTATTTGCACATTCAGTTATATATATAGGTTATTTTATGACGATTTTTATTTCCGCACCTACTTAACTAACATATAACATTGAACACAACAGAAATGTTAGCGAGATTACTATGTTTAGGTGTGGACGTACACATTCAGAAACTTGAGGTGAGGCCCGGGAGCCATGGTTGTGGGCTGCTTAGGATGAAGCCCCATTGGTGCGATGTGCTGCGTTACGTCGAGTCGTCGAAGcaacataaaatgttttaacaaaatttacctactaagtatctttttttataataaaattccaaCGGGAAACGAGGCGATACAAAGCCTTCGAATATAACCTCATGTAGAGCTATCATAACGGTgtccaaatattttagtaaaacaaCTTTATTTACAGTAAAGCAATACGGCATTATTAACATCGGGAGCCATTATTCGCGTCAACGGGTTTGGCTCAACTGTTGCCGGCGATAAATTGAGGAAAACGACGTTTAAATGTAACTACAGTACGTCTAGTACGGGCTTGCAATATATGTCAACGTTGATAGAAATCGTAAGCACGCCAAACTATTAGTTTCCAACTGAATTGGTAGTATGAGTTACATTTTTTGATTATAGTTCATGCGATATAGTTTATGCTAAAACTCGATTGTGCGAACTTCACTCTACATACTCTACCTCTTTCTAGCacttgtaaaaagaaaaagcaAACACACATGTCATTTTGGCGTTTTGAATTTCGTATATTATATGTCAATGACTGTaaccaaaatatatatgtcaagAAATTTGGTTTACTAGCATtcacatatatattactagtttaaaagctttttttataaaaactatcaattttaaaatgtcTCGCACAAGTGCAACGCAATTCGAAGTAATTGTCGATTTTATGgaaaggtaagtacctacctacttactatatttacGATAACTTTAGGTAAAATTGtaggaataaattatattttactagaCCTAATCTATTCGTGCTTTTTACAGGAATGGGGACCTAAACAAGCCTGCCGATGGACCCCACGGCAGGTTAAATGCCATAAATAAGTGGGCTGACCTCACTCGTGTCCTCAACTTGGACACAACTGGCACGTCCAAGACTGTAGACAAGTGGAAAAAGGTATTTATACAATCGATAGTATATAATTCAAAAACGTTGAATGTTACATAGGTGTAATATTGATTAGGATGCacgtttatttaaaattattgtttgcTTTGCATGTTAAGGTGTGGAGTGActtaaaaaacaatacaaagaGGAAGGCTGCAAAAATTCACCGCGCTGCCGGTGGTACAGGTGGCGGTCCCGCGTGCAGGCTGGTGCTGACGGACCTGGAGCAGCGGGTGCTGGCTCTCACTGGTTCCCAGGCTGCTACAGGTCTTCTCAATATTGAAGAAGTTGGAGTAGAGGTTTGTTCCTGCTTTGTTCTTTATGAATTGAGTAAAGTATTGTCGACAGAATAAAGGCtgagtatataataatactaataatgTGAATCTGGGAATGTGAATGGGTTTCTTTGTACCAGAGAGTGCTAATCTTACCCACTCAGCTACATTACATAGAATTGCCAGAAATGGTGACATAGTTTTGTTGTCACTGCTTAGTTACGTAGTACTTACAGAGTTTTTAAAAAGTATCCTTGGAAGCACACAATAACTAGTTTTTGTAAAGATATATATATGTTATTAGAAAGAAGaattaagttaatttattatccTTTCAGATTGACCAACTGACGTTTAATACTGAGGCAACaccagcgccgccgccagcaCCGGCAGCAGCGGCGCCAGCGCCGCCTCCGCAGTCACCTACACCTTTCCAGTTAGATGTGAGCCAAGTTGAGGACAGTAAgtattacttttattgtacTATCTAATTTATCTACATACTAGCTGTTCGTCAGAGCTCGCGtcgtcttaaaaagttttccagtgggaattccgggaaaaaaagtagcctatgtgttaatccagggtgtcagctaacccTATACTAAATTTCACTATCTGGCTATCTATTGCAATAAATTCTAATTAacaatatcatattttttcccAGTGAGTGAAGATTGGGATGGTCTAAGAGGTATTACACCATTTGTGGAGGTGACTGTACATGGTGTAGAATCGCCTACGGCCCATTCTGCACATGTGGGGAGCCCAATACGGCCTGTCTTTGGACGAAGCCCAAGACGCCCTGTCGTCGGACGAAGCCCGATACTTGCTGCCCCAATGAGACCAAGGCGGAGTCCTAGGACAGGGCGTCGACGCGTGATTCGTCCGAGGCAGTCCCGTCCTCGCCCACAAGACGCTGCAGCGTCCCAATTCGTGGCGTGTGACGAGAGGTGGCAGAAGTTATCAAGAGAGTTTGGCACTGAGCATTTCAATTTGAGGAAAAGAGAACTTGAGATGCAGGCTCAGTGGCAAACTCTCTTTGCTAAGGCCATTAATGTAAtggataaatttataaatcataaatgattatttaaatacttatccaTTGCAATAATGTcaccttttttatttatttagtaagttAATGTATATAATGTGtattttctttaatggtgacaaataaagtgtattgtgttgtattatttaaacatttatttttcattccTACTGGCTGATTTAAATTGGTTCAGTGACTGGACGTAGTAAGGCACGACACAGTGGCATTGGACTGGGTTGAAACTAGCGTCCATACGGGGTCAGTACCAACACAGTTCCTTCTCTACTGTGTTGCTCACTGGGTCCAGTCACTGAACCAATATAAACTAGCCCTAATAACAGTCCACACTATCCCTCCACattcttttttaaaagttttggtTAGGTTAAGattgaaacaaaaatagattttataaaatagtatattAACGAAGCCTCACACAGCTGCTCCATGAATAGCGTTGGCCAAACGATCTCGGACTAAACGTCCTAGTGTTAGTAGGGTTCGGTCCTCTTGCCGCGGTATCTCAATCCGATGAAATTCTTCAATTACTGTAAAGaatggaaaaatattttttaatgagttACATGAGTTTTCTAATACTTgctaaatattatacaattattaaataatattaaccaTTCATTTGATTTTCGGGACGAGGCACTTTAAACTCAATTGAAATGTTGTGCAAAACACTGCAAGCCGTGATAATTTTTGCACATTTGTCCGGCATATAGTGCAATACACGATCCTTGCACACACATCTCCATCGGTTTTTCAGACGCCCAAAAGTATTTTCTATGAGCACCCGAGCTCTGCTGTGGGCAGCATTGTATGATTCTGCTGCAGAACCAGGTGCAGGGTTGTTGTAAGGAGTCATAAGCCATGGCCTTTGTGGGTATCCAGAGTCACCTGTTGATAAGTTATTTCCATTTTAGTACCATGTACCGTAGTAAATTTAGCAACAAAATTTCCAAAATCATACAAACCAAGAAGCCAACTTGATTCACCATTCCGGTGCAATGTTTGCATTAGCGTGTTGATCTGGCTGTTTTCCCACACAAAAGCATCATGACTTGCGCCTCCAAACTTGGGGTTGATGCTGAGGATCCGGCATTCATGATCACACACCTAGAAATAATatggtaagtatttatttataaacgctttattgtatactaaaTACGCAGTTACAGAAAACGACTTAAAAGTAgtgtatacaaaggcgggcttattgccaagaagcaatttcttccaaccaacctttgtttggtggagaactaaagtttttaaataagtatatgaaACTCtttcaatacaatataaagctataagttaatttaaacataaaaacaacTTGATAGAACTGACCCAACTATAATCTATGTAATGGAACTTACCATTTGTACATTCAGGGAAGGATAGTGCTTCCTACAATAATACAGGTGCTCACTTTCTCTTTGGGGTTTGAAAATCCTAAAGTGGCAGCCATCTATGCACCCAACCACACCGGGaattttgtataaattgtAGAAACTGAAAATGAAGCACAAATTACTCAAATTAGCattaattgtaataaattaacatacctaatgtaagtttttaaagatatactacgtatttttatacaaacccTTGCTTTATTTGTTCCCTGGCTTCTGGAGTGCTTgggaatttaataaattttcgGACCACATCCGGATGGTTCAATGCCTCAGTAACTTCTTCAATGTAGCGGCTTGTTGCCTCTTGAGATAGATGATTGGCTACGCCAATCACCCTTTGGTAGTCTCCATTGGCATAAAACAACAGCACACAAAGCACCTAAAACACATGaaaaatttatatatattttgatagtATAAGTACGTAGAATTTGAGGCCACTTGGCGTAGAAGGCTGCAGGATGAGATAAGGGGGAAAGGTTTCATGCTTGTGGCGCAGGGAGATAAAACCATACATCTTATGTGTTTATGAATGAGGTGCACTACATACCTTAGACTCTAATGAGACCCTTTGTGAGCTCCTGAGGTTACCATACATTCTAAGAGTTTGACAAAGATACTCAAACCCAGCTTTATTTAACCGATACCGCTGAATAAAATGGGTATCGGAAATAGAGTCGATGGTCAAACTCTCCCGCCGTGTTTTTAGTTGTTGTCGCTCTTGCTCGCGACGCTCAGCTTCCTCTGCCTCTGCAGCCATTCGCCACGCAAAATATGATCGCATGGCCACAAATTTGACTCGAAATTAAATTCTTACAAGATTCTaaccaacaacaaaaacgATTCTCACCTACAAATGTTCAGTGAGAGCAACAACTGTGAAAGTTTTCGAATTCGTTGAAGTTTACTACCATAGATCTGTCAAACATGTAACTCGTACTACCaaaaaggtattatttacaCGTAAACTCATTTCGTTTCTTAAAACTACGATTTGAAACAACTCATACTACCAATTTTAGtttatgatagtttccgctagaggcgctgcttgtaaatgtatggaagaaaactgaaactataAACGTTGTGTCAACTATCAACAACCTATACTAGACGTACAGATATATACAATTTGAGCCACCGACTGTGTGTGGGTTAAAACTGCGAGGGAAAATGTAACGAGCTCTATCCTGAGGCTTATCGATGTTATTGGTGGTCTTTTGCATAGGGTAGAATGTCATCTGagttaaaaatgtattaaaatttactgacaaaaatatattgtatataaattaatataaatatatgtacataaatttatacttatataatgtaggtatagtaCCAAACCGAGTCAATGTTAAACTAAATagattttatacttacttattttgtgGATACAATCCAACTGTAAGGTTTACCGAGGCACACCAATTCGGATgtgccatttcaaaacctagtaagcgccaactttaaaaaaaaacgggtctttgatttatacattattttaggcgattccgcacaaaactgcattgtcagaatatcaaataaccgcttagaaacgaaaataaaaattctaaaaacctggtaactccaccctgcgatatcaaaaatgccacgaaaaccattttaaaacatattaagagccaccaccaccaccacacATAAAATGGTCAATGGCTCATAcgaggttttgaaatggtcagcaaaggtcaattttcgcccgttaattttagtaagtcacaaatggtAAACATTGACttattactaacacttttttcgaaaaaaatatcagatatttcagaacctttgaaccaatgagacctagagaggtgaattaaaagtagaacataaggaaattttgtcttctttataaaagccatagagacctttctcgtcagaacctttctactagccctattttgcataaaccaaaaaaaactcaaacatagtaaactaattttagctcaaaatttaggaaatattgtctaatttaaggcagccataaataatgttatgtcagacatgccttcttaatatggcgattaagttaatttagataaaacaaaaaacaaacttaaaaatatggtatttcagctattacctatagtgcggtcgtgtaaaagtgctgcaaaatttgatttatattatgtgaaggatcccaaacatataaaaaaataaaaaacatataagttATGACgtaattattgcaattttaatattcttaacatgtcttaaattacacaataatggctcttactaggtcagtgagggcggttttagggtgagaaaaccatttaaaaccgcaacaatattagtcatatttaaatgaaatagtattgtatgtaaagcctTGGTTCTGCCGCTTtttttaagcttacattcgtTGAGATATatatcatagttttaccagggcattgaaatgaagagataaaaacgttttttggctctcctgaaaattttgtctcttggctgttactgtgttttgaaatggcaCAGCAGAATTAACAAGACAATAGATATTTCTTAAAAATCGTTACCAGATATTTCTTTCCCACATACCTATGGATTTCCCTGCATACAGTCCTTTGACACACATAATTTTAGCAGAACGTCGACACAACACCCCAGTACCTACATCTAGTAACCATAAACAAAGACAGATATGCTGTTCACAGGTGGCTCTGACGGGCTCTGAAATAAATCTGGTCCCCGGCTTGCATGGCGGCCATTACATTCCATTACAAATGTACACCTAGATGGACGCATTAGTAACAATTAGCACGCTGGGGCCGTTCCAGTTGCTGGCTGCATCGGCGGAGAATAGACATTGTTGTGCTAGTCAATCTAGAGATCTAGCTCTACAATGAAGTCTAGTTCCCAGAACTTCTAGTTTGAAATGCTCTTGAATAGATGGCTCAGTGGTTCCTTTTTAGGTCTGCTGCACTTTGAAATGCTTTGAtcagtaattataattacatgaTGGGTTGTAAATGTTGAGTCGGTTCTGTTTCAATTACTAAGTAATTTGCAAAATAGAAACTGCATTTCCTTAATAGGCACTTTCAGCCAAAAACTGCATTCATAATCTGAGCTGGTGAGAAACAGACTAAAATGCGTTTCTAGAAGGTACTTATATTTGaaaatatctatattttttgGGTCCAATCTTAATAAAAAGAAGCGAATACCCCCCAGGCTTTCGACGTACCGCGTTAGGATAGGAAGTGGTTGACGCGGCCGAGCCTTCTTACTGACTGCATGCGATTTTTGcctttagcgataaggccgtatgtattgtatttttgttttaggaaGTGTAAGACCAAATAGCGCCggcaattgaaaaaaaaaacataacttccgTATTAACGTTCCCTGaaagcgttttttttaaactgccACGTTTCACGCCGTCTTCATGCTATTTTTTTAGTACCTACGTCCAAATACTCAGTACCTACGTCCAAATACTGAATACTACAATGTAAAAGTTAATCGAAAAAACGGCCGTTTTTGGCGGTAAGGACATTAGCTTATACACTCTAGTACTGTGGGAGGTAAGTgttaataatttcaattagCATGAAACAGTATCCAAGAACACTGAAAAACAAGGcttttattttctaaatttatattatctaATGGGTCATACAGTCATACACAATACACAATTTAGTACAGTGTGTCCGAAATCGTAGTCGATTAAAGCATTTCCTAGAATCCAATACCGTAAGTGAAATCCGAATGCCAGGCCAAGTTAAGGCGCCGTAGTAAGAAAATCCCGATATTAGAACGGATGTTGATAACAATCTAGGAACTTATGGCTTTAGAAAGTTTCCCAGCTTCAGCGCAGTCCGAACTCTTTCTGAAGTTAAATATTTGATGGCTAACTTAATAAAGTTGCTCGATTCAAGATTTGCGCCGGTGACTGGAAGCGCGAAGTTGCGAGGAAAACTCATATTTTTACAGGATATGTTCGAGATAACGAAGAATTGTGTGCAAAATGCTTTTCGGCTTCAAAGACGAATTTGGATCTTGTATTGGTTAGGTacaaattacaatttttatgttatttgtaTAACAACATCagataagtaaattttatgaaacgAGCCAATGATTTTCTAATATAGGTAATCGCTAATTCGCTATTTAGAAGAGCGAGAGAATAAAATAAACggttaaaattaatttcattatagTATTCGATCCCCTATCGATATGAAATAAGTCTCCAGGCACAGCTGAGAATCAATCGAAATTTTCAGAgaaatgttattaaataattcaataaaatttgtCTGAGGCACGCCTTTTGGCCGGGTCGACGGCTCAAaacttatttatg includes:
- the LOC105389932 gene encoding uncharacterized protein LOC105389932, producing MSRTSATQFEVIVDFMERNGDLNKPADGPHGRLNAINKWADLTRVLNLDTTGTSKTVDKWKKVWSDLKNNTKRKAAKIHRAAGGTGGGPACRLVLTDLEQRVLALTGSQAATGLLNIEEVGVEIDQLTFNTEATPAPPPAPAAAAPAPPPQSPTPFQLDVSQVEDMSEDWDGLRGITPFVEVTVHGVESPTAHSAHVGSPIRPVFGRSPRRPVVGRSPILAAPMRPRRSPRTGRRRVIRPRQSRPRPQDAAASQFVACDERWQKLSREFGTEHFNLRKRELEMQAQWQTLFAKAINVMDKFINHK